Genomic DNA from Gemmatimonadota bacterium:
TGTGGTGTCTCGAAACAGGGCTATGCTAAACATCAAAAGCAATAATACGAGAAAAAAAAATACGAAAGCATTTGGCCCAATAACAAATGCCACAGCACACCAGGAGAGAGATATAATAATGCCAAATCCCGTCCAGGGTTGCAGCCCTTTCTGCGATAGCATGCGATAAAATTCCCAGGTGCCTACAGAGACCACGCCGCACCACATCACAAATAGCCAATAGTCACCCAACCAGAATAGCACCACCAAAACTGGACCAAAAACTGCGGCTGCCAACACGCGCTGAATTAGATTGGACTTTGCCACAAGTCCTCCGAAGACCCATTGGTTTTGCTTGCGAGCGTTTCATCGCGCAATTGAAGTCCTGTTTTGCCAAACCGCCGTTCTCGATTTTGATAACTGCGGATGGCTTCGTAGAGGTGCTTGCGCTTAAAATCGGGCCACAGCACATCTGTAAACCAGAATTCGGTATAAGCACATTGCCAGAGCATAAAATTACTCAAGCGCACTTCGCCGCTGGTGCGAATCAGCAAATCGGGATCGGGCAAATCACCTGTATAAAGGCGTTTGGAAAATAAGTTGGCATCAATAGCGTCTGGTGAAATGCGTCCCTGTGCGATGTCGGCAGCAATGCTTTGCACGGCTTGAAGAATATCGCTTTTGCCGTCGTAGCTCAATGCGAGATTAAGCGTAAGCCCCGTATTGTTAGCCGTTTCGCGAATGGCATTTTCAAGTGCTTTACGCGAGTGCTTGACCAACCGATCCGTATCGCCGGTTGCAATGAGACGCACGTTGTTTTCCTGCAATTCATTGAGTTCTTCGTGTGAACAGTCACGCAACAATTGCATCAGTGACAATACTTCTGACCAGGGGCGACGCCAATTGTCTGTGCCAAAGGTGAACAGGGTGAGAATATCTATTTCGAGTTCGCCACAGGCACGCACAATATCGCGCACAGTTTCGCGGGCAGACCGATGCCCATCTGTGCGGCGCAAATCTCGCTGTTGCGCCCACCGCCCATTGCCATCCATAATTATCGCAATATGCGACGGCAGGTTGCCTCGCGCTTTTAGTCTATCTTGAAGCTGAGTACAGTCGCGAGAGCCGTTTATGTGTGTGTCTTTCATATTATTAACGATGAAAATTCAACTTGTCCGCCTGAATGCCGATAAATATAATAAAAATGTTGTGAAATTTTAACGGTTTAATTTATTAAAGTCAAGCGAGAAGCGAGAAACTTATTATGACAAAGCCAGATCTAAAACGTAGCCTTCACACCGAGCGTATCCAAATGTCCGAACGAGTTGTTCGCGAGAAGAGTTTGCGTATTTATCGCCAGCTAATCGATATGCCAGCATACCAGCTTGCACGGTGCATCGCCTGTTATGTGTCGATAAAAAATGAAGTGGATACGAGAATAGTGATCCAAAAAGCAATTGACAGCGGCAAACAGGTGGGAGTACCTGTTACGCGGAAAGATGGGGATATGAATTTTCAGGCAATTGCGGGACTGAGCGATCTGCGACCTGTGCATTATGGCTTGCGCGAACCGGTTCCAGATTCCCAAAAGGTGTTGTTGTCTCATACTATTGACCTGATCCTCATTCCGGGTATCGCTTTTGATCGCCGTGGGCATCGGATTGGATCGGGTGGTGGATATTATGACCGATTTCTGGCACGGACGGAAGCAGTTCGAATCGGTTTATCTTATGCCTTTCAGATCATAGATCGCGTGCCTGCCGAGCCACACGATGTGAAGATGGATTTGATCGTAACCGAAAACGAGGTCATCAAAATTTAGCGAAGGGAGAAATCACATGCCCATAACTCTTTCACCTGCACAGATGCGCGAGATCCTTGCACGACATCAAGCCTGGATAGCGTCCAACGGGACAGAGGGAGCACGCGCTGATTTGGTCGGTGCAAATCTAAACCGAGCGGAATTGCAGAATGCCGCATTACAACACGCCGATATGCGCGAAGCCATTCTCAGTGGCGCGCAGTTGCGGGGTGCAAATTTATCGGGTGCGAACTTACAGCGCGCGCGTCTTTTACAGGCTAATTTGCGCGATGCAAATCTCGAAGGTGCTGATCTGAGCGGGGCGTTCTTGCAGAATGCGATCCTTACAAGAGCGAATATGAAAGGCGCACAGGTCTCGCCAGCCGATTTGGAATTGGCTGATCTCAGCGGTGCAAATATGGAAGACGCAAATTTTGAGGAGGCAAAATTGGTGGGGTGCAATTTGCGTGACGCCAGATGCAAAAATGCGAATTTTTATAAGGCCAATTTGTCAGAGGCCATATTGGTCAAGGTGGATTTCGAAAATGCCACCTTGCGTACAGCAGATATTAGAAAGTCTGATTTGACCGATACCAATTTGAGGGGGGCCAATCTGCAAAGTGCCAGGCTCCAGGAGGCCGATCTCGTCAAAGTGGATTTGCGCCAGGCCAATCTCCAGCGCGCCCGCATGCAAAAAACAGATCTCTTTAAAGCCCAGTTTGACAACGCCGACATGCGCGGTGCCGATGTCCGAGATGCGATTGGCTTTTCACAAAAACATCTGGATGTGGTGAGGTGGGATGAGAAGACGAAGTTGAGGGATTGAGAGGGGTTAGAGACTGAAAAAAAAGCAGGTGGCCGAAAATATAACCACCTGCTTTTTTGTGCCTCTAAAAACGGCTTATACTATTACACATCGAAGTAAAGTGCGAATTCGTGTGGATGAGGACGCTGGTTGATGGCGTCAACTTCGTTTTCGCGCTTGTATTCGATCCAGGTTTCGATCACGTCTTCGGTAAAGACATCACCTTTGAGCAGGAAGTCGTGATCCGCCGCCAATGCATCGAGGGCATCGGACAGTGAACCCGGTGTCTGCGGGATGGATGCCGCTTCTTCGGGTTCGAGGTCGTAGAGGTTTTTGTCGAGCGGATCCCCTGGATGAATTTTGTTTTGAATGCCGTCCAGGCCAGCCATTAACATGGCCGCGAAAGCCAGGTAGGGATTGGCACTCGGGTCCGGACACCGAAATTCGACGCGCTTGGCTTTGGGACTTTGAGAATACATCGGGAGGCGTATTGCAGCACTGCGATTGCGCTGCGAATAGGCCAGATTGACCGGGGCTTCATACCCGGGTACCAGACGCTTAAACGAGTTGGTGGTCGGGTTGGTCAATGCGATCAACGCATCGGCGTGTTTGAGAATGCCGCCGATATAGTGCAGTGCCATTTCGCTCAGACCCGCGTATCCCGACCCGGCAAAGAGAGGCTCATCGCCTTTCCAGATGCTCTGGTGCGTGTGCATGCCCGTGCCATTGTCTTCAAAAAGCGGTTTGGGCATAAAGGTAGCGGTTTTGCCGTGTTTGTGTGCCACGTTTTTGACAATGTATTTGTACCAGGTCATTCTGTCGGCGCATGTGACCATCGGGCAGAACCGAATGTCGATTTCGCCCTGACCACCGGTTGATACTTCGTGGTGGTGAACTTCAATGTCAATGCCGACCTCTTCCATGGTCAGCACCATTTCGGTACGTATATTTTGCAGCGTGTCGTGGGGCGGCACGGGGAAATAGCCTTCTTTGTGGCGGGGTTTGTAACCGAGGTTGGGACCTTCATCTCTGCCCGAATTCCAGTAGCCTTCAACCGAATCCACGCTGTGAAAGGCGTGGTTTGACCCTTCGCCAAAGCGCACATCGTCAAAAACAAAAAATTCGGCTTCTGGACCGAAAAATGCCGTATCGCCAATGCCCGTGGATTGCATATAGGCTTCGGCTTTTTGAGCGACCGAACGCGGGTCGCGCGAATAGCCGCTTTTGGTGATGGGATCGGCAATATTACAGATCATTACGAGGGTGGGTTCTTCGAGGAAGGGATCGATCAACGCTGTGGCGGGATCGGGAATGACGAGCATGTCCGATTCGTTGATGGCCTGCCAGCCGCGAATACTGGATCCGTCAAAGCCGAGTCCGTCTTCAAAGGTTTCTTCTTCAATTTCGGAGGCCATGACAGTAAAATGCTGCCAATGTCCGGGAAAATCGGTAAATCGGAAATCGACAACTCTAATGCCCTGATCTGCGATCATTGCAAGAACATCTTGTGGCGTTTGGGCCATATTTTGCTCCTTTCATGGTGAGAAATGTGGCCTGGTATTGATAAATGAAAGGATCGACAGTTTTGCCGACCCGAAACATCGGCACGGAATATAGATGGTGTTTGTTTCCGCGTGATTTCTCATGTATTAAATATGTGTTACACTGTCGGGCGATGATACCCGAAAAACAAGATTCAATTATAGAAAAATACGAAAAAAACAAGGTCTAATTATATACATTTCTCTACAAGTTGCAAGACAATTTTTTTTACTGAAAAAGCAGTTGCCTTTCAATGGGACATGATCTACATTTTTCGGAGATGAGATGCAACGTCGTGTTGTCTCTAATTCACCCTCTTCAGGAGGATTGTTTATGTCGCGGTTGAATTCTCACAGAGTACTAACGGTCCTGGTCCTTGTCTTTATTGGATGGGGACAGGCAGATGCCCGTCCAGCACGGGTTGGTCAGTTGCCCAATGGCAGTATGATCGGGTGTGCTTCGTGTCATGTGAACCCAGGTGGCGGTGGTACTCTCACTTCTTTTGGCAGGGATATCAACAATAATTATCTAACGCAGCCTGGGCGCAGTGGTCAGGTTGTGTGGAATGCCATGCTCGCAATGCTCGATTCAGATGGCGATGGCGTTTCTAATGGTCAAGAATTGGGCGATCCAGATGGCGATGGTACACCAGATGCGAGCATTCAGGTGACAAACCCCGGCGATCCCAATAGTTTTGTACCACAACAGCCAGCTACGCCTGCTGTGACTTCGTTTGTAATTGGCGGTGTGACGCTTCAGGAAGATGTGAAGAATCCACCCGTGCCGAGTGGGATGCAGCAGTTTGAGATTACATTTAATGTTCCCATTAAAATTGAAAATGTGGGGGCTATTTCATATCCCGCAGGTTTGTTTGTAGCTATGCCAGCCATCAGCGAAGATCACATGAAGCTGACGGGCAGTGTCAATTTGCCCGAGGGAACGACCTATCAGATACTTATTGGCAATCCGGATGCAAATTTGTCCGAGGCGCAACAATATTTTCTGGGCACAGTGGAACTGTCAGATGCCGTTGTTTCCGGCGTGGGTATTTTGCCCGAGGGTTTTACACCGGGTCCAGGTGGCGCATTCCTGATTGATTCTGAATTGTATTCAAAAGCTCTGATGGATGGTACTGACCCGTTTGAAAGTGCTATTGTTCGTATTTCTAATTTCAATGTATTGGAATCCTTTCCTGAACAACTGGCATTTGAGTTGAAACATGTGCCGGATGGGTCTTACGCGCTATTTCTGAGTCAAGATGTGGTAGATGCACAGGGAGACACGGTTGCGTTAGGTGCTTATATGGGACTCAATCCCTTCACAGGTGAAGTTGACCCCGCGTCATTGATTCATGTTGTCGATGGTGCCAGCGCAACCGGTTTACAAGTCATGCTGGAAGAAATTACTGAGCCGGAACTCCTTGACATTAGAGAGGTCAGTGTTCAGAGTGTGAATGTTGAAACGAATTCGTTTTCCATCCAACGCAATGGTCAACAGGTGAACGTGGATGTCTCACAGGCTCTGATGATTACCCTTGATCAAAAGAGTGTTGAGGATATTATCGCAATATTCTTTTCTGGCAATGTTGAAAATCTTGTCCAGCTTATTTTTCCCATTACCGACTTGATGCCAGGTGATACCGTCTCTATTCTCGGATTGCCTATTTCCGGGACCGCAGTTCAAGCTTTAATCGTGATACGCCAGGCACCGTCTCAGACGCGCAGTGCTGATCTGAATGGCGATGGGAATGTCGATTTCTCCGATTTCTTGCTCTTTGCCGCTGCTTTCGGCACGAGCGAGGGAGTGCCGGGATACAATGCTGCGGCTGATTTGGACGGGGATGGTACGGTCGCATTTTCAGACTTTTTGATCTTTGCCAATGCCTTTGGCAAGCCCGTGGGGTAAAATTAAAAAATAAGCAGGTCTGAGATCGGAAACGGGTTGGTCGGGTAAGTCGGCCAACCCGTTTTTTGATGGGGCTTGACAATCGCTGTCTCTTCCTATATATATCATAAACTAACGTATCAACGCGGATAGGTCGTTTTCTACCCCTTTCATTCAGGCGGAAAGGGAATGCTATGACCGAACTGACACCTCGGGAAAAAGCAATTCTCGACATTTTGATTGGCACTTATGTCACCACAGGTGAGCCAGTGGGATCGCGCACAATTTCCAAGATGGATTTGGGACTCAGCGCGGCGACCATTCGAAACTCGATGGCCGACCTGGAAGAAAAAGGCTATTTGTACCAGCCTCACACTTCGGCTGGGAGGGTGCCGAGCGATAAGGGCTATCGTTACTATGTCGATATGCTGATGAATCGGGAGGAACTCGCCGAGGCGGCACAGCGGTCTATTCGGGATAGTGTTGAGCGTTTGCGAGAGGGCAACGCCGATGATTTACTGGTGCAAGTATCCAAAGTTTTGGCCGATGTATCGCACAATCTGGGCATTGCCCTTGGTCCTCAATTCACTCAGGGTATTTTTGAGCGTTTAGAAATGCTCAAGTTGAGCGAATCCAGGCTGCTGATGGTGATGACGATTCGGTCTGGATTGGTCAAGACGATGGTTGTCGAAATCGACTCAGAAATTGAAGGGGACGAGTTGGAAGAAACGCGGCGGGTGGTCAACCAGCGGCTTTCCGGGCTTACGATAGGCGAGATTATGGCATCTGTCAAAGAGCGGCTTGCGTCCGCATCGTCCGGGTCTCCCAAGCTGTTGCGTTTGCTTGCCAATAGTGCCGATCATTTATTCAGATTTCCGAGCAGTGCGGACTTGCATATGGATGGTACGCGCAATTTTTTTGGTCAGCCCGATTTTTCCAGCGAACGCCTTGCCGGTCTGATTGGTATGCTGGAAGCCCGTGAATACGTGGCGCATTTGTTGAGTGACCGCGCGCGCGATGCGGGTATTTCCATCACGATTGGCGATGAACACGAATCCCCCGCGCTCAAAGATTGCAGTTTGCTGACTTCTACGTATTCTGTGGGCAACGTGTCGGGCGTTATCGGTATTATTGGACCAACGCGATTGCCTTATGGTCGGCTCGTTCCCCTGGTGCAGTATATGGCAAATCTGACAGAAGAGATGCTGGATCGCAGGTAAAGGAGTTGTTGAGAACTTATGGCGCAGAAGAATGAAAAAAAAGAAGAAACACCGTTGGAAGAAAAAGTCGTGGAAGATGTAGATGCAGAGGTGGTGGAGGATGCGGAGGCAGAGGTGGCAAAAGATGAGGTTGATGAGGAGGCCGATCAATCGGAGGAGCCGAAGGGGAAGATAGAGGCTACTCCGTTATTTTTGGCCCGCGAAGAAGCCGAAATGTATAAAGATCGGTGGATGCGCCTTGCCGCTGAGTTTGAGAATTACAAAAAACGCAGGGCGCGAGAATTTGAGATCCTTGTGCAATCTGCCAGCGAAGATGTGATTCGCGATTTATTGCCCATTTTAGATGGGGTTGGTCGCGCGTTGGCACACAGCGAAAATGGGGATACAGAGTCAGAGGGATTTCAAGAGGGCATAAAAATGATTATGGAGCAATTTCCGCGCGTGCTCTACAATCGCAATCTGAAAGAAATTGAGACGGTTGGTAAACCATTTGATCCGAATGTGCATGAGGCATTGATGCAAATGCCATCTGAAGTCCACGGTGCCGGTATTGTCTCAGATGAGATTGAAAAAGGATATAGCCTGGGCGATAAGGTGTTGCGGCCAGCCAAGGTGGTGGTAAGTCAGGGCAAACCCGCACCGGAAGTTCAGGAAGAGGACGCGGATGCAGACAAACTATGAACAGGGTCGCAATTGTGCGGCTCTTTTTGCATGTTGATGGGAAAGGTTAATGGCCAAAAGAGATTATTACGAGATATTGGGTGTGGATCGCAATGCTTCCGAAGATGATATTAAGAAAGCTTATCGCAAGCACGCGCTGAAATATCACCCGGATCGCAATAAGGACAATCCACAGGCTGAGGAATTGTTTAAAGAAGGTGCCGAGGCATATGAAGTGTTGATGGATGCACAAAAGCGGCAGGCGTATGACCGGTTTGGACACGAGGGCGTCAGCAGTACCTTCCGGGGCGGTGGCTTTCAGTGGTCAGACTTTTCGCACGCTGGTGATTTTCAAGATATTTTTTCCAATCTGGATGAGATATTCGGCGGTGGTATCTTTGGCGATTTGTTTGGTCGGCGCAGCCCACGGCGGTCAAATCGCGGCGAAGATTTGAGGATTTCGATCAGTCTGACGTTAGAGGAGATTGCCGAGGGTGCTCAAAAAACCATTCGGCTGTCGCGGCTGGAGACCTGTGATACGTGCGGAGGTTCTGGTGCAAAGCCGGGAAGTTCCCCCGTAACATGCGATATGTGTGGTGGTGTGGGACAGATTCGGCAGGCCACGCGCTCCCTGTTTGGACAGTTTGTCAATGTCACAACTTGCCCGCAGTGCAATGGCAATGGCAACGTGGTGCGCGAGCGATGTGACAGTTGTCATGGGCAGGGGCGAGTGAAGATGCAGAAAGATCTTTCAGTCAATATCCCCGCTGGCATTTCCGAGGGCAATTATATTCCCCTGCGAGGGCAGGGCAATGCCGGGCCAAATGGCGGACCAGCGGGCGATTGTATGGTTTTTGTTGAAGAAGAAGAACACGACCATTTTGAAAGACACGGCAACGATATTGTGTATGACTTGCCCATTAGTTTTAGTCAGGCAGCTCTGGGAGCAGATATAGAAGTGCCAACGCTGACTGGTCGCGTGAGTATGAAAATTCCTGCGGGAACACAGTCGGGGCGGATTTTTAGATTGCGCGGCAAGGGTATTCCCGAATTGGATGGATATCGTACGGGCGATCAACTCGTGCGCGTGGCAGTCTGGACGCCCGCCAAATTGAGCAGGGAAGAAGAGGAGTTGTTTGCCAAGTTGGCAAAATTGGAAAACATACAGCCCCCAGAAGGTGGGAAAGGTTTTTTTGAGCGCTTTAAAGAAGCATTTGGAGGATAGTGTACATCACACGAAAAACAGGCGAGCGGTCCAAATTTTTGTTTGGGCCGCTTTTATATATGGAGGATTCATGAAACAGGTATTGGGTGTGGTATTATTTTGTCTGATCGCGGGATGTGCTGGAGAAGAAAAAGAGAAAGATCAGACTGTGACGCGACAAAAATTGGACACGCCAATGGGCGCCTGGTTTATGTATGCCGGGAGCGAGACCGGGGTGCGTGGAGAAGATGATCTGGAACGAGAAATTACAATTCTCGTGCTTAGCGACAGTACGTATTCACTGGCGGTGATAGAGCCTCACAACCAACGGAATTTTTCGGAAAAAGGGCAGGTGGCTTACGATATGCGCAATGGACAGATCAAGTTTACCGTGCATACTGCTACAGGTGCGGACTTTAGTGGGGCAGAACCTCGAAAACTGGTTGATGTCGATCCTCTGGTACCCTGGCAACGCGCCCCGGGGACAGAATATGTGATGATGTGGCGATTGGAGCAACAGAGGGATGAGAGCGGTGAAAATATGCGGGATGTGATGGTGCTTTCGGCAGAGGGACACGAAGAATCGTTTTTTGTACGCATCGAGAATCGGGAGGGAATAAGTGCTATTTTAAACGCGCAGATGAAAAGCGGGGATGAGTGATGTAACAGCCTCATCCCCGCTGATATCTGCATTGTGAACCGCTTATCCAGCAACTTCTTTGGCCAGTTCAACGCATCGCACCAAAAATGCGTCATACGCGGCCTTAAACTCGGTGGTGGTTTTTTGAACCGATCCAAATTCGGGCCAGTCGCTGGGTTCCATGCCCCGCGTTTGCCAGCCACTCAGATCAATTTGGACGTCATTCTCGAGAAAATCCTTTAGCGCAGGCGTCAGATCATAGCCCTTCTGAAAATCGGGCAATTCGTAAAGTCGCTGTGCTACGCCGGGTTCGTATTCATGGCTGATTGATCCCCTGAGTTCGTCCAGGTCAAAGTCGGGTTCTTCTGATACGAGTTGAACGGCGCGTTGATGGTTGGGAAATTCTGTATGGCACATGTTTTCGCCCAGTGCGTGAAGCGTGTCATCGGGGACGCGCTTGGACGCGGGCAGCACATCCATTGACGCCAAAATCCACTGTGCCTGATCTTCTGACAAACCGTAGGTGTCTGACAAGTAGGTAATCCATTTGGGCCGATTTTCAGGCGCGTAGAAAATCCAATGTACGCGTCGCGCAACGACTGTCCCCGCTTTTTTTAAATCGGCTTCGAGTTGCACAATTGCTTCTGAAGATTGACCGGCCGCTTCGGCAACTTTTAAGATTACGGGATGCTCCAGTGACTTCAGGTGGGCAAAAGAACATGTTGCGGCCGTTTGTTCTGCCAATGTCCCTTCGGGTATATCAACATCCAGATCAGAAGCGAGTTCGACGAGCAATTCACTGGCGCGATCTTCTGATAATGCTCCGAATAGCTTTTCGGCTTCTACTTCGCGCAAATGGCTTACAAACCGTCCACCCATATTTGTTTCATAAGTTCTCACGACTTGCTTACCCGCCTGTGCCGCTCTGGCTTTGCCTTCAAAGGCATCGATGACGAGTTGTACTTCCTGGGCAACGGTGTAAACGACCGTGTTATTTGTACCAATGCCTGCGCTGTTGAGCACGGTCGTGATTTTTCGCGCTGCTTCGTGTCCGCCGCCGACCTTGAATACGATATTGGGATCCAGGGTTATATCGCTGACGCCCAACAATTTGTCATATCCTTTCAAATAATCATCGGCAATGCGATATGCGTTGCGCGCATCTTCAATGCTGGCATCGGCCTGATCTGCGATATTGGGATTGAGTTGAAAGCTCACCATGTAGTCTTTCAGTCCCGTGTACATCGCCAGAGGCCGAAAGATTGAAAGATTGGGCCACAGCGCGATCAGTGTGGCAGCCATTACAATGTCATCGGCATATTTTTCGGGATCGACTTTCCACTCGTCGTGCCTGGCGATCTCGGCTTTGAGTTCATCGTCCAGCGAGGGGTCTTCGTCAAATGCTTTGGCAGCCAATACTGGATTTGTGGAGACCTGGCAAAAGCCGTAGTGCCGCAAGTATTCCAGACCGCGCGCAAAGTCATTGCCAAATTTACAGACATTTTCACCGATCATTTGCCAATACACACCGCCGCGCATATTGGTCTTGAGCAATTCCAAAAATGACCGTGCGGGATTGCCAGCGTCCAGATTTGACTCAATCCGCTCGGCTAATAATCCAGAGAGGCTATCGGCCAGGTTCACAGATTTCATGTCGGCCAAAAAATCATCTACAACACCAGTCGCGTGATCGCCTTCCAGATTATCGAGCGCGTCTAACACACTGTCGAGTGCTGCGTCTATTTCCTCAGCACCATATCCTACGATCTCGGCATCGCGTCCGACAAAGTTCATGCCCAACTGAATCAATGTCTTGCAAATTAAATCGCCAGAGGCTCCGCTATTTTTTATTGCGTCTAAGAGTTCATCTACGCGGCTCTGCAAAGAACCCGCCTGCGGTGAGATCAAAATCCGATCTGCCACAGCAAGGGTTTGTCCGGCATCAAATGCCGCATGCACATCAACACTCATGAATTTCCTCCTCTTTTACGTTTTACGTCTTACTTTTTTACCTCAACCCCAGTACATCGCGCATGTCATACAAACCCGGGGCGGCTCCAACGGCAAAGGGGATGGCCCGAATCACGCCAGAGGCGAATGTGTCGCGACTTTGTGCGCGATGGGCGAGTTCGATGGTTTCTCCAATGCCTCCGAACATGACCGTGTGTTCGCCGACGATATCGCCGGCACGAATGGCGTGTACGCCGATTTCTTCGCGTGTCCGCGCGCCCGTATCGCCATAGCGACCATATACGCCTACTTCTTGCAAGTTGCGATCCAATCCCCTTGCTGCGGCTTCGGCCAGTGCGTAAGCCGTTCCCGATGGCGCATCGGTTTTAAATCGATGGTGCGCTTCGACGATTTCTGTATCGTAATCGCCACCCAGAATACGCGCGGCTTCTTCGACGAGTTGGACTAATACTGTTACACCTACGCTGAAATTGGGCGCGAATACACAGGCCACGTCTTTAAGGGCATGTGTCATGGTCTCTACCTGATCGGACGACAATCCCGTTGTGCCAATGACCATCGGCACGCCAGCGCGTCCAGCTATTTCTGCTGCGACAACTGTCGGGTCGGGGGGCGCGGTGAATGCCGTGATTACATCGACATTGTCCGTCATAGCCTCGACCGTATCTACTACTGATATACCTTTGGGAGGAACGCCTATGACTTCGCCAATGTCTTTTCCAATTACGGGATGACCCGTAAACTCGACTCCACCGCCCAAATCCAGTCCTTCGGCTTCGAGGGTCAGATGAGCTATTCGCTGTCCCATCCGCCCGGCAATACCACAAATACCCACCTTAATCATAATTGCTCCAGAAAAAAGCTATCAATACGCCAGTCCATCCAGTACCGAATCATCGTTCAGGCGTTGCGCTATGTCTGTGCCAAAAAATGACGCTACGGGTGCGAATACCTCTGGGTTATTGGCCTGTACTTCGCGGGCAATGCCCAGTACGATGTCCAGTCCGGCGCGGTTCATTTTTCCCAATGGCTGGCGACAAGGTCCCGCTGGCATGCCCAAAATATTCATCAATGTTTTAACTGGCAATGGATTGCGCGCCTTGACTTCTGTCACACCGTAAGGTGTTTGTTCTTCGGATACAACGCCGACCATCCCAAATAAGGGTTTTAGTGCGGCGTGCAGGCGATCTGCTTCGTCCATGTCTCCGCTTTGGA
This window encodes:
- a CDS encoding isoprenyl transferase → MKDTHINGSRDCTQLQDRLKARGNLPSHIAIIMDGNGRWAQQRDLRRTDGHRSARETVRDIVRACGELEIDILTLFTFGTDNWRRPWSEVLSLMQLLRDCSHEELNELQENNVRLIATGDTDRLVKHSRKALENAIRETANNTGLTLNLALSYDGKSDILQAVQSIAADIAQGRISPDAIDANLFSKRLYTGDLPDPDLLIRTSGEVRLSNFMLWQCAYTEFWFTDVLWPDFKRKHLYEAIRSYQNRERRFGKTGLQLRDETLASKTNGSSEDLWQSPI
- a CDS encoding 5-formyltetrahydrofolate cyclo-ligase yields the protein MTKPDLKRSLHTERIQMSERVVREKSLRIYRQLIDMPAYQLARCIACYVSIKNEVDTRIVIQKAIDSGKQVGVPVTRKDGDMNFQAIAGLSDLRPVHYGLREPVPDSQKVLLSHTIDLILIPGIAFDRRGHRIGSGGGYYDRFLARTEAVRIGLSYAFQIIDRVPAEPHDVKMDLIVTENEVIKI
- a CDS encoding pentapeptide repeat-containing protein → MPITLSPAQMREILARHQAWIASNGTEGARADLVGANLNRAELQNAALQHADMREAILSGAQLRGANLSGANLQRARLLQANLRDANLEGADLSGAFLQNAILTRANMKGAQVSPADLELADLSGANMEDANFEEAKLVGCNLRDARCKNANFYKANLSEAILVKVDFENATLRTADIRKSDLTDTNLRGANLQSARLQEADLVKVDLRQANLQRARMQKTDLFKAQFDNADMRGADVRDAIGFSQKHLDVVRWDEKTKLRD
- the glnA gene encoding type I glutamate--ammonia ligase; this translates as MAQTPQDVLAMIADQGIRVVDFRFTDFPGHWQHFTVMASEIEEETFEDGLGFDGSSIRGWQAINESDMLVIPDPATALIDPFLEEPTLVMICNIADPITKSGYSRDPRSVAQKAEAYMQSTGIGDTAFFGPEAEFFVFDDVRFGEGSNHAFHSVDSVEGYWNSGRDEGPNLGYKPRHKEGYFPVPPHDTLQNIRTEMVLTMEEVGIDIEVHHHEVSTGGQGEIDIRFCPMVTCADRMTWYKYIVKNVAHKHGKTATFMPKPLFEDNGTGMHTHQSIWKGDEPLFAGSGYAGLSEMALHYIGGILKHADALIALTNPTTNSFKRLVPGYEAPVNLAYSQRNRSAAIRLPMYSQSPKAKRVEFRCPDPSANPYLAFAAMLMAGLDGIQNKIHPGDPLDKNLYDLEPEEAASIPQTPGSLSDALDALAADHDFLLKGDVFTEDVIETWIEYKRENEVDAINQRPHPHEFALYFDV
- the hrcA gene encoding heat-inducible transcription repressor HrcA yields the protein MTELTPREKAILDILIGTYVTTGEPVGSRTISKMDLGLSAATIRNSMADLEEKGYLYQPHTSAGRVPSDKGYRYYVDMLMNREELAEAAQRSIRDSVERLREGNADDLLVQVSKVLADVSHNLGIALGPQFTQGIFERLEMLKLSESRLLMVMTIRSGLVKTMVVEIDSEIEGDELEETRRVVNQRLSGLTIGEIMASVKERLASASSGSPKLLRLLANSADHLFRFPSSADLHMDGTRNFFGQPDFSSERLAGLIGMLEAREYVAHLLSDRARDAGISITIGDEHESPALKDCSLLTSTYSVGNVSGVIGIIGPTRLPYGRLVPLVQYMANLTEEMLDRR
- a CDS encoding nucleotide exchange factor GrpE; translated protein: MAQKNEKKEETPLEEKVVEDVDAEVVEDAEAEVAKDEVDEEADQSEEPKGKIEATPLFLAREEAEMYKDRWMRLAAEFENYKKRRAREFEILVQSASEDVIRDLLPILDGVGRALAHSENGDTESEGFQEGIKMIMEQFPRVLYNRNLKEIETVGKPFDPNVHEALMQMPSEVHGAGIVSDEIEKGYSLGDKVLRPAKVVVSQGKPAPEVQEEDADADKL
- the dnaJ gene encoding molecular chaperone DnaJ — protein: MAKRDYYEILGVDRNASEDDIKKAYRKHALKYHPDRNKDNPQAEELFKEGAEAYEVLMDAQKRQAYDRFGHEGVSSTFRGGGFQWSDFSHAGDFQDIFSNLDEIFGGGIFGDLFGRRSPRRSNRGEDLRISISLTLEEIAEGAQKTIRLSRLETCDTCGGSGAKPGSSPVTCDMCGGVGQIRQATRSLFGQFVNVTTCPQCNGNGNVVRERCDSCHGQGRVKMQKDLSVNIPAGISEGNYIPLRGQGNAGPNGGPAGDCMVFVEEEEHDHFERHGNDIVYDLPISFSQAALGADIEVPTLTGRVSMKIPAGTQSGRIFRLRGKGIPELDGYRTGDQLVRVAVWTPAKLSREEEELFAKLAKLENIQPPEGGKGFFERFKEAFGG
- a CDS encoding 4-hydroxy-tetrahydrodipicolinate reductase, with the translated sequence MIKVGICGIAGRMGQRIAHLTLEAEGLDLGGGVEFTGHPVIGKDIGEVIGVPPKGISVVDTVEAMTDNVDVITAFTAPPDPTVVAAEIAGRAGVPMVIGTTGLSSDQVETMTHALKDVACVFAPNFSVGVTVLVQLVEEAARILGGDYDTEIVEAHHRFKTDAPSGTAYALAEAAARGLDRNLQEVGVYGRYGDTGARTREEIGVHAIRAGDIVGEHTVMFGGIGETIELAHRAQSRDTFASGVIRAIPFAVGAAPGLYDMRDVLGLR